A DNA window from Hydractinia symbiolongicarpus strain clone_291-10 chromosome 6, HSymV2.1, whole genome shotgun sequence contains the following coding sequences:
- the LOC130648170 gene encoding uncharacterized protein LOC130648170, giving the protein MYTPVFDYYFIYIYGRTKHFILIFNTTEKDLKFISFSHSNKMKIFILLLSSCLVFGHPIEDIDCSSLSEEEKAMTPECSESDDISLIRKCLELPLPDRDDDDDCKNLMVTGTTEVKRCMALPISQIVVDRECEKLKISGIEDEDSVVDVIATMNKCLDIPVNTRQHNADCKKLMDTGSEVVKKCLKLTKEAAMVDQQCKNLTTQGTGDEEELFEDSTAFTITRCLELPLTVRKEDEDCKNLIETGGEVVKRCMKLSLSEISQDSECMSLKITGIEDEELFDETVTIKRCLDLPLAIRLKDDDCKNVMDTGSAVARRCMSLPLSEISEDSECMNLKTIGMEDEEIFDDMTSGTVKRCLELPKNTRVQDEDCQNLMTTGTDEVKRCLSLSLSQIMVDQECMKLTSEMEDEDGTEDVIASRLIPLIPISFKCSIEQMS; this is encoded by the exons atgtatacCCCCGTCTTCGACTattatttcatatatatatatggccGCACCAAGCATTTTATACTCATTTTCAATACAACTGAAAAGGatttaaagtttatttcatTCTCACACAGTAACAAGATGAAGATATTTATTCTGCTTTTGTCATCATGTTTGGTGTTCG GACACCCGATAGAAGATATAG ATTGCTCATCTTTGAGTGAAGAAGAAAAAGCAATGACACCCGAATGTTCAGAAAGTGATGATATATCAT TGATTAGGAAATGTTTGGAATTACCATTACCTGATCGAGATGATGATGACGACTGCAAAAATCTAATGGTAACAGGAACCACTG AGGTAAAACGATGCATGGCACTTCCTATCTCACAAATTGTTGTTGATCGAGAATGCGAGAAGTTAAAGATATCAGGAATCGAAG ATGAGGATAGTGTTGTAGATGTAATAGCCA CAATGAACAAATGTCTCGACATTCCTGTAAACACTCGACAACACAATGCTGATTGCAAGAAATTAATGGACACGGGTAGTGAAG tcGTAAAGAAGTGCTTAAAGCTGACAAAAGAAGCTGCTATGGTAGATCAACAATGCAAAAATTTGACCACTCAGGGCACAGGAG ATGAAGAAGAACTTTTTGAAGATTCTACAGCTTTCA CGATTACGCGGTGCCTGGAGCTTCCATTGACTGTTCGCAAAGAAGATGAAGATTGCAAAAATTTGATAGAAACAGGAGGTGAAG ttgtgaaaagatgcATGAAACTTTCTCTGTCAGAAATATCTCAAGACTCTGAATGTATGAGCCTAAAAATAACTGGAATTGAAG ATGAAGAACTTTTTGATGAAACTGTCA CCATTAAGAGATGCTTGGATCTTCCATTAGCTATTCGGCTTAAAGACGACGATTGTAAGAATGTAATGGATACTGGGAGTGCTG TTGCAAGAAGATGCATGTCTCTCCCACTGTCAGAAATTTCGGAAGACTCAGAATGCATGAACCTAAAGACAATTGGAATGGAAG ATGAGGAGATCTTTGATGATATGACAAGTGGCA CGGTCAAAAGATGTCTGGAGTTACCAAAAAATACTCGAGTCCAAGATGAAGATTGTCAAAATTTAATGACCACAGGAACTGATG aagtAAAACGATGCTTGTCACTCTCTTTGTCTCAAATTATGGTTGATCAAGAATGCATGAAATTAACTTCTGAAATGGAAG ATGAGGATGGTACTGAAGATGTGATTGCCAGTAGGTTAATTCCTCTTATCCCTATCTCTTT CAAGTGCAGTATTGAACAAATGTCTTGA
- the LOC130647869 gene encoding uncharacterized protein LOC130647869, protein MDTGSEVVKKCLKLTKEAAMADQQCISLISQSTEAIKKCLDIPVNTRNQNADCKKLIETGSEVVKKCLKLTKEVAMADQQCKSLISQSADAIKKCLDIPVNIRQQNADCKKLIETGSEVVKKCLKLTKEAAMADQQCKNLTTQGTGDEEMMEDSSTSIMRCLELPLSDRLLDKDCKNLMETGTEVVKRCMLLTLSEISQDSECMKITGMEDDEIYEDSTTDMIKMCLELPLRIRLANSDCKDVMNDDEVLKRCMQLPLSEISQDSECMKLKITGTEDEETSEESTSDIIKSCLMLPLTDRLATSDCKMVMDTSSDVVKRCMSLTLSEISQDSECKNLKTTGIEDEGNTQEINIDDEFYNDFYEDDSMTPVKKADKITSIKITA, encoded by the exons ATGGACACGGGTAGTGAAG tcGTAAAGAAGTGCTTAAAGCTGACGAAAGAAGCTGCTATGGCAGATCAACAATGCATAAGTTTAATCAGCCAAAGCACAGAAG caataaaaaaatgcctTGACATCCCTGTAAACACTCGAAATCAAAATGCTGACTGCAAGAAATTAATAGAAACGGGTAGTGAAG tcGTAAAGAAGTGCTTAAAGCTGACGAAAGAAGTTGCTATGGCAGATCAACAATGCAAAAGTTTAATCAGCCAAAGCGCAGATG caataaaaaaatgcctTGACATTCCTGTAAACATTCGACAACAAAATGCTGACTGCAAGAAATTAATAGAAACGGGTAGTGAAG tcGTAAAGAAGTGCTTAAAGCTGACGAAAGAAGCTGCTATGGCAGATCAACAATGCAAAAATTTGACCACTCAGGGGACAGGAG ATGAGGAAATGATGGAAGATTCTTCTACTTCCA TAATGAGGTGTTTGGAACTTCCTTTGAGTGATCGCCTTTTAGATAAAGATTGCAAAAATTTAATGGAAACGGGAACGGAAG tggtaaaaaggtGCATGTTACTCACTCTGTCAGAAATTTCACAAGACTCAGAATGTATGAAGATTACTGGAATGGAAG ACGATGAAATTTATGAAGATTCTACAACTGACA tgattaaaatgtGTTTGGAGCTTCCCTTGCGTATTCGACTTGCAAATTCTGATTGTAAGGATGTAATGAACGATGATGAAG tgttaaaaaggtGCATGCAACTGCCTCTCTCAGAAATTTCACAAGACTCAGAATGTATGAAATTAAAGATAACTGGAACTGAAG ATGAGGAGACTTCTGAAGAATCTACAAGCGATA tcATTAAGAGTTGCTTGATGCTTCCTTTAACTGATCGCCTTGCAACCTCTGATTGTAAGATGGTAATGGACACAAGCAGCGATG tagtgaaaagatgcATGTCACTTACTTTGTCAGAAATTTCTCAAGATTCCGAGTGTAAGAACTTAAAGACAACTGGAATCGAAG ATGAAGGAAACACGCAGGAGATTAACATAG ATGACGAGTTTTACAACGATTTTT ACGAAGATGATTCCATGACTCCTGTCAAGAAAGCAGACAAAATAACTTCTATCAAAATTACTGCTTAA
- the LOC130647591 gene encoding uncharacterized protein LOC130647591 isoform X2, with the protein MASYVVVGVLFICVYLHEVSAGVFRDEDTYPGSVAAGYLGKRNKNLYQGPPRYQTKDAPVLGSWWPNRRSATRSLSEIAADELTKRIAELYPSIGAAYWGKRSKEFYPSVAQSYWGKRSEEIPMLGSLWPGKRSSMPSWQHRWWPGKRSELSPSVGAAYWGKRSEELYPSVAASYWGKRNEELYPGSVAASYWGKRSEDMPPWQHWPGKRSELKSKNDEVLKLLYEYVKKELKQ; encoded by the exons ATGGCTTCGTATGTTGTTGTTGGCGTCCTGTTTATATGTGTATATCTACACGAAGTTAGTGCTGGTGTCTTTCGAGATGAAG ATACATATCCTGGATCAGTAGCTGCTGGATATCTGGgtaaaagaaacaaaa ACTTATATCAAGGACCACCAAGATATCAAACTAAAG ACGCTCCTGTACTTGGCAGCTGGTGGCCAAACAGGCGTTCTG CGACAAGAAGCTTGAGTGAAATCGCGGCCGACGAACTGACTAAAAGAATTGCTG AGTTATATCCATCAATTGGTGCAGCATATTGGGGTAAAAGAAGCAAAG agtTCTATCCGTCAGTTGCTCAATCATACTGGGGGAAGAGGAGTGAAG AAATTCCGATGTTGGGCAGTCTATGGCCAGGAAAAAGATCAA GCATGCCATCTTGGCAACATCGCTGGTGGCCTGGGAAAAGATCGG AGTTATCTCCATCAGTTGGTGCAGCATATTGGGGTAAAAGAAGCGAAG AGCTTTATCCTTCAGTCGCTGCATCATATTGGGGCAAAAGAAATGAAG AGTTGTATCCAGGATCAGTCGCTGCATCATATTGGGGAAAAAGAAGTGAAG ACATGCCACCATGGCAACATTGGCCTGGAAAGAGATCTG AATTAAAGAGCAAAAACGATGAGGTGTTGAAGTTGCTGTACGAGTACGTGAAGAAAGAACTTAAGCAATGA
- the LOC130647591 gene encoding uncharacterized protein LOC130647591 isoform X1: MASYVVVGVLFICVYLHEVSAGVFRDEDTYPGSVAAGYLGKRNKNLYQGPPRYQTKDAPVLGSWWPNRRSATRSLSEIAADELTKRIAELYPSIGAAYWGKRSKEFYPSVAQSYWGKRSEEIPMLGSLWPGKRSSMPSWQHRWWPGKRSELSPSVGAAYWGKRSEELNPSVASAYWGKRSEELYPSVAASYWGKRNEELYPGSVAASYWGKRSEDMPPWQHWPGKRSELKSKNDEVLKLLYEYVKKELKQ; encoded by the exons ATGGCTTCGTATGTTGTTGTTGGCGTCCTGTTTATATGTGTATATCTACACGAAGTTAGTGCTGGTGTCTTTCGAGATGAAG ATACATATCCTGGATCAGTAGCTGCTGGATATCTGGgtaaaagaaacaaaa ACTTATATCAAGGACCACCAAGATATCAAACTAAAG ACGCTCCTGTACTTGGCAGCTGGTGGCCAAACAGGCGTTCTG CGACAAGAAGCTTGAGTGAAATCGCGGCCGACGAACTGACTAAAAGAATTGCTG AGTTATATCCATCAATTGGTGCAGCATATTGGGGTAAAAGAAGCAAAG agtTCTATCCGTCAGTTGCTCAATCATACTGGGGGAAGAGGAGTGAAG AAATTCCGATGTTGGGCAGTCTATGGCCAGGAAAAAGATCAA GCATGCCATCTTGGCAACATCGCTGGTGGCCTGGGAAAAGATCGG AGTTATCTCCATCAGTTGGTGCAGCATATTGGGGTAAAAGAAGCGAAG agcTCAATCCTTCAGTCGCTTCTGCATATTGGGGAAAAAGAAGCGAAG AGCTTTATCCTTCAGTCGCTGCATCATATTGGGGCAAAAGAAATGAAG AGTTGTATCCAGGATCAGTCGCTGCATCATATTGGGGAAAAAGAAGTGAAG ACATGCCACCATGGCAACATTGGCCTGGAAAGAGATCTG AATTAAAGAGCAAAAACGATGAGGTGTTGAAGTTGCTGTACGAGTACGTGAAGAAAGAACTTAAGCAATGA
- the LOC130647891 gene encoding melanocortin receptor 5-like, with the protein MQEFSQTVRYAVAHTVVLICVVSSCFEALLFYVIYTREKLHIQRYYIIANLCISDILLALFFATIVEITVPVSQVRVTVTYEAVNGSLLVAIYTSLYTSALLSFDRYVAVAYSLRYSQIMTSKNTIIALLFSWISSTGLVLLIALEPTRTTKYIVYRPGALILGTLLVLMFTVFVLYVAVYTTLIRKKHIKEIRSRRIYFGVDEERLKWLSRLKQSICDTLKLNYYNAIFIVIMTVLFNLCIHFEDQIVLVILHSFVCVLTLILNPLVQGSTQTELRLELTRLIIPDNGRRESDSNISTFTTATSLPLRSMSF; encoded by the coding sequence ATGCAGGAGTTTAGCCAGACTGTACGTTATGCAGTCGCACACACAGTGGTTTTAATCTGCGTCGTGTCGTCATGTTTTGAAGCCCTTTTATTCTACGTTATCTACACTAGAGAAAAATTGCATATACAACGATATTACATTATCGCAAATTTATGTATATCAGATATCCTGTTAGCTCTTTTTTTTGCTACAATTGTTGAGATTACTGTTCCTGTTTCACAAGTACGTGTCACTGTTACATATGAAGCTGTAAACGGTTCCTTATTGGTTGCTATTTATACTTCGTTATACACGAGTGCTTTGCTATCGTTTGATCGATACGTTGCAGTAGCGTATTCTTTACGATATAGTCAGATAATGACgtcaaaaaatacaataattgCTTTATTGTTTTCGTGGATAAGTTCAACGGGACTTGTCTTATTAATAGCTCTAGAACCTACACGAACTACGAAGTATATTGTTTACAGACCAGGCGCCTTGATTCTTGGTACTTTACTGGTGCTTATGTTCACAGTCTTTGTGTTATATGTAGCTGTTTATACCACACTGATTCGAAAGAAACATATTAAAGAAATTCGATCAAGAAGAATTTACTTTGGCGTTGACGAAGAACGATTAAAATGGTTGTCGCGACTTAAACAAAGTATTTGCGACACATTAAAGCTTAACTACTACAACgccatttttattgttattatgaCTGTTTTGTTTAACCTTTGCATACATTTTGAAGACCAGATTGTTTTGGTAATACTACATTCATTCGTTTGTGTCCTGACTTTGATTTTGAATCCACTGGTACAAGGTTCTACACAGACAGAACTACGATTGGAGTTGACACGCTTAATTATTCCTGATAACGGAAGGCGCGAATCCGATTCGAATATATCGACATTTACTACAGCCACCTCTTTACCATTGAGAAGTATGAGCTTTTAA